A portion of the Maylandia zebra isolate NMK-2024a linkage group LG9, Mzebra_GT3a, whole genome shotgun sequence genome contains these proteins:
- the LOC101471554 gene encoding uncharacterized protein LOC101471554 isoform X3 — protein sequence MTSTQEDQHGERSQRSQEDDKPHRRKKEKTYSCDECGKDFTLSGNLKTHQLIHSGVKAFSCDLCGKSFTRASNFKKHQVIHSGIKAYSCDICGKSFTQSSSLKTHQLLHSGVKAYSCDICGKTFSQLGYRNIHLRIHTGHNVYCCDQCGKLFTTDAQLQSHMLSHTEERPYKCDLCDKVFKHPNYLKSHQQIHARKRLYKCSYCEKQSDTDGSSSRPCRHCGGGKAFRCDLCGKTFSYRRSLKVHQRRHTGDKMNYCKECGRGFPTSSALKKHELYHSGVKDHLCDQCGSSFTTADHLKDHKRVHTGEKPYKCRHCDKTFSRSSGCNRHELTHIEGNFSCDQCDKSFKNFTSYSRHKRSHAANKLFHCYQCAKSFTSLSALCKHQRDHAGLKSLDHNESEETERSSPGFRVRLKHLEIRLHRVQLESPVKSAADVTLGSDEVALISGFTVNNPGC from the exons atgacttCAACACAGGAG gaccaacatggagagagaagtcagcgctctcaggaggacgacaaacctcacagaagaaagaaagagaaaacatacagctgtgacgagtgtgggaaggattttacTCTATCTggaaacttaaaaacacaccaactcatccacagtggagttaaagcattcagctgtgacttgtgtggaaagtcttttacccgggcttcaaactttaaaaaacaccaagtcatccacagtggaattaaagcgtacagctgtgacatttgtGGAAAATCTTTTACACAGTCTtcaagcttaaaaacacaccaactcctccacagtggagttaaagcgtacagctgtgacatttgtggaaaaactttcagccagttAGGGTACCGAAATAttcacctacgcattcacactgGACATAATGTTtactgctgtgatcagtgtggcaaacTGTTTACAACAGATGCACAGTTACAAAGCCACATGCTttcccacactgaggagagaccttataaatgtgacctgtgtgataAAGTTTTTAAACATCCAAATTACCTCAAAtcacaccaacagatccacgccagaaagagactctacaagtgcagttactgtgag aagcagagcgacacagatggatccagttctcgaCCCTgtcgtcactgtggtggtgggaaagcgTTTCGctgtgacctttgtggaaaaacGTTCAGTTACCGAAGGAGCCTAAAAGtgcatcaacgtagacacactggagacaaaatgaactactgcaaagaatgtgggagaggcTTCCCCACATCaagtgcattaaaaaaacatgaactctatcacagtggggttaaagaCCACCTCTGTgaccagtgtgggtcatccttcaccactgcagatCATCTTAAAGACCATAAAAGAgtccacactggagagaaaccatacaagtgcagacactgtgacaaaactTTCTCACGTTCATCTGGTTGTAACAGACATGAACTTACACACATTGAAGGGAActtcagctgtgaccagtgtgacaagagcttcaagAATTTCACTTCATACTCCagacacaaacgatcccacgctgcaaataaactgtttcactgttaccaatgtgcaaaatcattcacttcattatctgctctgtgcaaacatcagcgtgatcatgcaggactgaaatcactggatcacaatgaatctgaagagacagaaagatcctctcctggtttcagggtcagacttaaacaccttgagatcaggctccacagagttcagctgGAGTCTCCTGTAAAGAGTGcagctgatgtcacacttggaTCTGATGAGGTAGCTCTGATTTCTGGATTTACAGTGAATAATCCTGGATGTTAA